The DNA segment AAACCAACCAAATGATAACCAATTCCTTTGTCGATATTGACTTCGACGGTAATGGTGGTGGCTTCTACACCAAAAACGGCACTTCCAAAAACTTTGACTAACATACGCTTAAAATTAAAATCTAAATTTAATATAAATTTCCTTTCAAAATTAAAATTAGATAGAGATTATTATAATTCGGCGTTTTCATTGTTCTAGGAAGGATACACCAACCCAATTTGATTTCTGACTTTATCAACTATTTTGATAAGATCCAAACTATTTTGGTGTGACCAAAATTCACTTTCTATTCTGTTTTCTTTAATACATTGATGACATTCCTCAATTTCATAAGTAAAGCCTTTGCCTTTGGTTGGCAATGGAAATTCTTCCTCATAATCGTTGACTGTCAAAGTATAAGATTGGGCTTCGTGCCAAAGTGTGTTTAAATTAATCCTTCCTTTACTGCCATTTATTGTTGCTTTTATATTGGATGTGGAAACAAAACTGGAATGCAAAATGGCTTGCGCATTATCGTATTGCAAAATCATCGAAGTTTGCAAATCGGCACCAGTTTTGTGAAAATTTGATTTAGCCAAGATTTCACTTGGAATTCCCAAAACAACATAACACAAAAACAAAGGATAAACACCAATATCCAAAAGAGAGCCTCCGCCAAGATTCATATCGGTTTTTCGGTTACCAATTCCTTCGAGATTATCGGCATAAAAGGCAAAATCGGCATTGATGTATTTGATCTCTCCTATTTCACCGTTTTTAATTTTTGAAAAAGCTTCCCGAAAAGAAGGATTAAATCGTGTCCAAAAGGCTTCCATAAAAAACTGGTTGTTCGCTTTCGATGCTTGAATCATTTGCAACGCATCATCATGGTTTAAGGCAATGGGTTTTTCGCAAAGCACGTGTTTTTTGTTCTGCAACGCTTTTATGGACAAAGCGGCGTGGGAATTATGGGGTGTTGCAATATATAATATGTCGACTTCGGCATCATTGATAATGGCATCATACGAGTCA comes from the Flavobacterium limnophilum genome and includes:
- a CDS encoding Gfo/Idh/MocA family protein encodes the protein MKDTRKIKWGIIGLGTIAHQFAKDLMLVEEAELVAVASRNLDKATAFAKNYDCKKAYDSYDAIINDAEVDILYIATPHNSHAALSIKALQNKKHVLCEKPIALNHDDALQMIQASKANNQFFMEAFWTRFNPSFREAFSKIKNGEIGEIKYINADFAFYADNLEGIGNRKTDMNLGGGSLLDIGVYPLFLCYVVLGIPSEILAKSNFHKTGADLQTSMILQYDNAQAILHSSFVSTSNIKATINGSKGRINLNTLWHEAQSYTLTVNDYEEEFPLPTKGKGFTYEIEECHQCIKENRIESEFWSHQNSLDLIKIVDKVRNQIGLVYPS